From the Betaproteobacteria bacterium genome, the window GAAGGCGTCGAAGGCCATCCCACTTATTTTTCCGGCCATGTGCGCACTCCCGGAGGCGAGCCCATTGCCGGCGCGACCCTGGACCTGTGGTCCACCGACGGGGATGGTTGGTACGACGTGCAGCTAAAAGGCCAGAGTATGCGAGCGCGCGGGAAGGTGAAGACCGACGCGCAAGGCCGCTACAGTTTTTGGACCATCAAGCCAGTGAGCTATCCCATTCCCACCGATGGCCCCGTGGGCAAGATGCTGTTGATGATGGGCAGGCACCCCTACCGGCCCGCCCATACGCACATGATTTTGTCGGCGCCGGGGTTCAAGCCGGTCACGACTCACGTCTTCGTCGAGGGCGACCCCTATCTGGAATCCGATGCGGTGTTCGGTGTGAAGAACTCGCTGGTGTCGGAATTCGTGCAACACCCGCCGGGTGTTGCGCCCGATGGCAAGCGAATGGACAAGGTTTTCTATACGGTGAATTTCGATTTCGGATTGGTGCCGGTGTAAACCCGGCACCTTCACCACGGAAGCACAGAGACACGGAGAAAGGCAATACTAATCAGGCATTTTTCAAGTCCCGGACGAAAGTACGGGTTTGGGAGAGAAGTGCTTTTCTCTGTGCCTCTGTGGTGAAAATCTATTTAAGAATCGGCCGGTGGCTGGTCATTATTATAGCCCTCTTGCGAAGCCCGCATACCGGCCGGTTTCTATGGAAGTGGAAGG encodes:
- a CDS encoding hydroxyquinol 1,2-dioxygenase, encoding MRNLTEENLTDAVLKKLEGATDARFKQIMTSLIEHVHGFVREVQLTEAEWITAIQFLTATGQKCDDKRQEFILLSDTLGVSMLVDAINHRNPSGATESTVTGPFYVKGGPEVPLGGNIAEGVEGHPTYFSGHVRTPGGEPIAGATLDLWSTDGDGWYDVQLKGQSMRARGKVKTDAQGRYSFWTIKPVSYPIPTDGPVGKMLLMMGRHPYRPAHTHMILSAPGFKPVTTHVFVEGDPYLESDAVFGVKNSLVSEFVQHPPGVAPDGKRMDKVFYTVNFDFGLVPV